The sequence TTGGTTGGAAATATTTACAAGGGTCGTCTTTATACACTTCATCCGCAAACAGTGCGAGAGGGCGAAGGGAGATGCCGTAACTATCTTCTAAAATATCTAAATTTAAATAACGGGCAGAAATCCGAATAACATTGGCTGCACAAACTCTGGAACCACATGCTGCGCCCATCCATAAAATATCATGATTGCCCCACTGGAAATCGAGTGAATGATAATTCATCAAAGTATCCATGATTTTATCCGGATAAGGACCGCGATCGTAAACATCACCAACAATATGCAGATGATCTACAACCAATTGTTGAATAAGACGCGAGAGAGCACTAATAAATTCTTCTGCACGACCAAGTGAAATAATATGTTGTAAAATTTCTTCATAGTAAAGTTTTTTGTCATCTTCATTGTAGTTTTCATGAAGCAACTCTTCTAATATGTAGGCAAAATCTTCTGGCATGGCTTTTCTAACTTTGGACCGCGTATATTTAGAAGCGACATACTGACATAGTTCAATTAAGCGAAAGAGCGTAGTGCGGTACCAAGCATGCAAATCTTCCGTCTCACTAGCAATCAAATCCATCTTTTCTTCCGGATAATAAATCAGCGTACTTAGTGAATTAATCTCCGCATCATCTAATTCTGCTCCAAAAATATCACGAATTTTTCGTTTTACAACACCAGAACCGTTACGAAGCACTTGTTCAAAAGCACTATATTCCCCGTGAACATCACTTAAAAAATGTTCAGTTCCTTTTGGAAGATTCATAATTGCTTCTAGGTTAATGATTTCCGTAGCTGTTTTAGCGATAGTGGGATATTCTTTTGCTAATAAATGTAAATATTTCATATCTAAAGTATTCATCACTCGACGGCCTCCTTTTTAATTGGTATAGCTATTATATTTCTTAAATGTTAGTAAGACAAACGTTTTGTTTTATAATTGGTCTATACAAAAAAGGCGAGCTAGAGCCCGCCTTAGAAAACTGGATGAAGAAAATAGAGTACAATTGGCAACGTAATAATACTTAAAACAGTACTAATAAACGTAGCACTGGAAACTAAATCTGGTTTCGTATCAAATTGTACAGCCATTAATGTTGTATTGGCTGCAGTTGGCATCGCTGCGAGTAAAATCATGATTTGTTTTGTCATTTCATCCACCGGAAGAATCAACGTTAAACCAAAAGCGATAATTGGCGCAATGAGTAACTTGAGCACTAGGGCAATACCAACTTTCGTAAGTTCAATTCTTCTAAACGAAATCACGGCTAATTGCATTCCAAGTACAATCATAATCGTTGGAATAGCCGCATCCCCAACCAGTTTTACACAAGTCATTAAGGCAGAAGGGAGCGAGACATGTAGCAATTGTAGTGCGAGTCCAAGTAATGCCCCGTAAGCAATCGGCATTCGAACGACCCGCTTCATAACGGTTTTCATTCCGTTCGCATCCTTACTTCCTTTTGCAGCGAAATAAATGCCAATTGTACTCATAGCTAGTTGTTGCAGTACCATTAAAACAACTGCGATATCAAGTCCCACAGCCCCAAAAACAAGCAATACAACAGGGGTTCCATAATTCCCATTATTCATAAACGCACTAGCCAAAATGAGCGCGCAACGATCTTGCAAGTTGTAACCAAGCAGAAAACTAATCAGACTGACAAGCAAAATTAAACTCAAACAAAGCGCAAAAATATAAATCGCCAAATAAACATAATCCATCGTAAGCGGATTGGTATAAAAAGTATTAAATGCAAGAAACGGCGACATTAAGT comes from Listeria monocytogenes and encodes:
- a CDS encoding AEC family transporter → MEFLLILLPVFGIFAIGFIGQKTLKFDIPNLSKLTLYLMSPFLAFNTFYTNPLTMDYVYLAIYIFALCLSLILLVSLISFLLGYNLQDRCALILASAFMNNGNYGTPVVLLVFGAVGLDIAVVLMVLQQLAMSTIGIYFAAKGSKDANGMKTVMKRVVRMPIAYGALLGLALQLLHVSLPSALMTCVKLVGDAAIPTIMIVLGMQLAVISFRRIELTKVGIALVLKLLIAPIIAFGLTLILPVDEMTKQIMILLAAMPTAANTTLMAVQFDTKPDLVSSATFISTVLSIITLPIVLYFLHPVF